A single genomic interval of Candidatus Micrarchaeia archaeon harbors:
- a CDS encoding 50S ribosomal protein L18: MGKATGPTYYVPFKRRRNKVTNYKKRLALIKSKIPRLVIRTSNKTIEAQFITFDAKGDKIITAVNSNELKKYGWNPKRNSPTAYLTSFLCALRAKEKGITDFVLDIGMTTPSKGAIVFVGAQGAIDAGLKTELGKEKIIKERIKGMHIENYAKTLKEKDENKYKQIFSSYIKMNIKPEEISKTFEQTKEKFKKGGNE; this comes from the coding sequence ATGGGTAAAGCAACAGGACCAACATATTATGTTCCTTTTAAAAGGAGAAGAAACAAAGTAACTAATTACAAAAAAAGACTTGCATTAATTAAAAGTAAAATTCCAAGATTAGTTATAAGAACTTCGAATAAAACAATAGAAGCTCAATTCATAACTTTTGATGCAAAAGGAGATAAAATTATAACAGCTGTAAATTCAAATGAGCTTAAAAAATATGGTTGGAATCCAAAAAGAAATTCACCAACGGCATATTTAACTTCATTTTTATGTGCATTAAGAGCAAAAGAAAAAGGTATAACTGATTTTGTACTTGATATTGGAATGACAACTCCATCAAAAGGAGCAATTGTTTTTGTTGGGGCACAAGGAGCAATAGATGCAGGATTAAAAACAGAATTAGGAAAAGAAAAAATAATTAAAGAAAGAATTAAAGGAATGCATATTGAAAATTATGCAAAAACATTAAAAGAAAAAGATGAAAATAAATATAAACAAATATTTTCTTCTTATATTAAAATGAATATTAAACCTGAGGAAATTTCAAAAACCTTCGAACAAACAAAAGAAAAATTCAAAAAAGGTGGTAATGAATGA
- a CDS encoding adenylate kinase, protein MIIITGTPGSGKSTLLKPFSKEFIIINYGTIMFEIALKKGFVKNRDQLRKLEYEKQIKIQKEAAKKIASMKNKDKIILDTHAVVSTPKGYYPGLNKEALEILNPETLVFVYVPYSELKQRIKQDKSRTREEFLDKKKCDEVVEISKLFLAVYAVRCNAKIVWLDNSGPVGSAVPRMKEILE, encoded by the coding sequence ATGATTATAATAACTGGAACTCCAGGAAGTGGAAAATCAACTTTATTAAAACCATTTTCAAAAGAATTTATTATTATAAACTATGGAACAATAATGTTTGAAATCGCATTAAAAAAAGGTTTTGTTAAAAATAGAGACCAGTTAAGAAAATTAGAATATGAAAAACAAATAAAAATTCAAAAGGAAGCAGCAAAAAAAATTGCTTCAATGAAAAATAAAGATAAAATAATTTTAGATACACATGCAGTTGTATCAACACCAAAAGGATATTATCCTGGATTAAATAAAGAAGCATTAGAAATTCTTAATCCAGAAACACTAGTATTTGTTTATGTTCCATATTCTGAATTAAAACAAAGAATTAAACAGGATAAATCAAGAACACGGGAAGAATTTCTTGATAAAAAAAAGTGTGATGAAGTTGTTGAAATTTCAAAATTATTTTTAGCAGTATATGCAGTAAGATGCAATGCTAAAATAGTTTGGTTAGATAACAGCGGACCAGTTGGTTCGGCTGTTCCAAGAATGAAAGAAATTTTAGAATAA
- a CDS encoding 50S ribosomal protein L19e, giving the protein MSIKTIRRIASELLHSGENKVKIKPDETSKVKEALTRDDVRALIKDGIVYKTKKQGVSRAGAKARQKQKKKGRQKGIGKRKGRVKKMPKKQWMAKSRIQREILSYLSKNNLIESDARKNMYYKIKGGFFKNKNSLIHYINDNSLTKEKIDLLELTKKIKEGRPKVIKIKKKTKEEKAIEKKEQKVNEKK; this is encoded by the coding sequence ATGTCGATTAAAACTATAAGAAGAATAGCATCAGAATTGCTTCATTCAGGAGAAAACAAAGTAAAAATAAAACCAGATGAGACTTCAAAAGTAAAAGAAGCATTAACAAGAGATGATGTTAGAGCCTTAATTAAAGATGGAATTGTATATAAAACAAAAAAACAAGGTGTTTCAAGAGCTGGTGCAAAAGCAAGACAAAAACAAAAGAAAAAAGGAAGACAAAAAGGAATTGGTAAAAGAAAGGGAAGAGTTAAAAAAATGCCTAAAAAACAATGGATGGCAAAATCAAGAATTCAAAGAGAAATATTATCATATTTGTCTAAAAATAATTTAATTGAATCAGATGCTAGAAAAAATATGTACTATAAAATTAAGGGAGGATTTTTCAAAAATAAAAATTCTTTAATACATTATATCAATGATAATAGTTTAACAAAAGAAAAAATAGATTTACTTGAACTTACTAAGAAAATAAAAGAAGGAAGACCAAAAGTAATAAAAATTAAGAAAAAAACAAAGGAAGAAAAAGCAATTGAAAAAAAAGAACAAAAAGTAAATGAGAAAAAATAA
- a CDS encoding 30S ribosomal protein S4e → MSKKGGSIHKKRLNTSTITVLEKRKGHKWIVGTRPGPHNKEKSVPLAVILRDSLKIAKTNKEAKKLIKEKKILVDGKEVKDHKLPIGLMDIISLTEENKHYRFYLNKNIKLVPKEINEKNAKMKLEKVVKKNKIKNNKITISLHDGKTIIADNNIKNGDTIILSLVDKKINGILKLENGAKCYIMDGKHTGKIGELKEIVKTETSKQKIAKLDVEGEEIITVAKYLFVINNDWVNE, encoded by the coding sequence ATGAGTAAAAAAGGTGGATCAATTCATAAAAAAAGGCTCAATACTTCTACAATAACTGTATTGGAAAAAAGAAAAGGACATAAATGGATTGTTGGAACAAGACCTGGTCCACATAATAAAGAAAAAAGTGTACCTTTAGCTGTTATTCTAAGAGATTCATTAAAAATAGCAAAAACAAATAAAGAAGCTAAAAAATTAATTAAAGAAAAAAAGATACTTGTAGATGGAAAAGAAGTAAAAGATCATAAACTACCAATTGGATTAATGGATATTATATCTTTAACTGAAGAAAATAAACATTATAGATTTTATTTAAATAAAAATATTAAATTAGTACCAAAAGAAATTAATGAAAAAAATGCAAAAATGAAATTAGAAAAAGTAGTAAAGAAAAACAAAATAAAAAATAATAAGATAACCATATCTTTACACGATGGTAAAACAATAATTGCAGATAATAACATTAAAAATGGAGATACAATAATTTTATCTTTAGTTGATAAAAAAATAAATGGAATCTTAAAATTAGAAAACGGAGCAAAATGTTATATCATGGATGGAAAACATACTGGTAAAATAGGAGAATTAAAAGAGATTGTAAAAACAGAAACCTCAAAACAAAAAATTGCAAAATTAGATGTAGAAGGGGAAGAAATTATTACTGTTGCAAAATATTTATTTGTTATTAATAATGACTGGGTGAATGAATAA
- the rpmC gene encoding 50S ribosomal protein L29 yields MTSRINNLRVLDENNLQKRFEEIQKELLIETTQVKAGGRAPNPGKLKSLKKLIAIVKTLMNEKKLNIKREIKTPVIKEKTEVKSKKPEEKKEIKKSEVDEKNA; encoded by the coding sequence ATGACAAGTAGAATTAATAATTTAAGAGTGTTGGATGAAAACAACTTACAAAAAAGATTTGAAGAAATTCAAAAAGAACTATTAATAGAAACAACACAAGTTAAAGCAGGCGGACGTGCTCCAAATCCAGGTAAATTAAAGAGTTTAAAAAAATTAATTGCTATTGTTAAAACATTAATGAATGAAAAAAAATTAAATATTAAAAGAGAGATTAAAACTCCTGTTATTAAAGAAAAAACAGAAGTGAAAAGTAAAAAACCAGAAGAAAAAAAAGAAATAAAAAAATCTGAGGTGGATGAAAAGAATGCCTGA
- a CDS encoding uL15m family ribosomal protein, whose product MLTRKKKKNSKYLGGRTHGRGDVKRGRGKGNKGGIGNAGWNKHEWTRSAKNKKQRMKDKKGFDTPTNKSVKTINIFEINNMIEKNKIKDTYVFKGKILGSGKINFPIHIKALSFTEKAKQKIEAVGGKTELLKKEVKKPDVES is encoded by the coding sequence ATGTTAACAAGAAAAAAGAAAAAGAATTCAAAATATCTTGGTGGAAGAACACACGGAAGAGGAGATGTTAAAAGAGGCAGAGGTAAAGGAAACAAAGGTGGAATAGGTAATGCAGGCTGGAATAAACATGAATGGACTAGAAGTGCAAAGAACAAAAAACAAAGAATGAAAGATAAAAAAGGATTTGATACACCAACAAATAAATCAGTAAAAACAATTAATATTTTTGAAATTAATAATATGATTGAAAAAAATAAAATTAAAGATACTTATGTATTTAAAGGAAAAATACTCGGATCTGGTAAAATAAATTTCCCGATACATATAAAAGCATTGTCTTTTACAGAAAAAGCAAAGCAAAAAATTGAAGCAGTAGGAGGAAAAACCGAATTACTAAAAAAAGAGGTGAAAAAACCAGATGTCGAGTCTTGA
- a CDS encoding 30S ribosomal protein S17, whose amino-acid sequence MTEKKECNDKHCFKHGDIKIRGGVLVGKVINNRSSKTAVIQKHTAKKINKYKRYARTHSKIHAHNPPCINAQIGDTVKIAECRKISKTKAWTIIEILKGE is encoded by the coding sequence ATGACTGAAAAAAAAGAATGTAATGATAAACATTGCTTTAAACATGGAGATATTAAAATTCGTGGTGGTGTGTTAGTTGGAAAAGTAATAAACAATAGATCAAGCAAAACAGCAGTAATACAAAAACACACAGCAAAAAAAATAAATAAATATAAAAGATATGCAAGAACACATTCAAAAATTCATGCTCATAATCCCCCATGTATAAACGCACAAATTGGGGATACAGTAAAAATTGCAGAATGCAGAAAAATTAGCAAAACAAAAGCATGGACAATTATAGAAATATTAAAAGGTGAATAA
- a CDS encoding 30S ribosomal protein S5 has protein sequence MRRRISGKPSPAVQDIGAWDPKTRIGINVKEGKITTLEEIFNQGKPILETEIVDYLIPDLEYEVIEIRNTTRMTDCGRKMTFRVVVLIGDKKGHVGIGTGKSEEVKPAIESAVKDAKKNIISVKKGCGSWECACGKNHSIPFKTKGKVSSVSVELVPGPRGIGLVANAVIRKVLEYAGINDISSSARGSTANLYNTASATIKALDNLNHIKT, from the coding sequence ATGAGGAGAAGAATTAGTGGAAAACCATCACCAGCAGTACAAGATATAGGGGCATGGGATCCAAAAACAAGAATAGGTATAAATGTAAAAGAAGGTAAAATAACCACTTTAGAAGAAATTTTTAATCAAGGAAAACCAATATTAGAAACTGAAATTGTTGATTATTTAATTCCAGATTTAGAATATGAAGTTATTGAAATAAGAAATACAACAAGAATGACAGATTGCGGAAGAAAAATGACATTTAGAGTTGTAGTATTAATTGGAGATAAAAAAGGACACGTTGGTATTGGAACAGGAAAAAGTGAAGAAGTAAAACCAGCAATTGAATCTGCAGTTAAAGATGCTAAAAAAAATATTATTTCAGTAAAAAAAGGATGCGGCTCATGGGAATGCGCATGTGGAAAAAATCATTCAATACCATTTAAAACTAAAGGAAAAGTAAGCAGTGTAAGCGTTGAATTAGTTCCTGGTCCAAGAGGAATTGGATTAGTAGCAAATGCAGTTATCAGAAAAGTTTTAGAATATGCTGGAATAAATGATATATCAAGTTCAGCAAGAGGAAGTACAGCAAACTTATACAATACTGCATCAGCAACAATAAAGGCATTAGATAATCTTAATCATATAAAAACATAG
- a CDS encoding eL32 family ribosomal protein: MTEEIRKKKKGHPRFKRPNVDRSKRSRLADKWKKPSGQGNKQRQRLNQAGKWPTIGYKNSKTVYGVHPCGLKEIIINNIKEVENASKDIAIRIGGKVGELKRIKIKKIAKEKGIKVLN; encoded by the coding sequence ATGACAGAAGAAATTAGAAAAAAGAAAAAAGGACATCCAAGATTCAAAAGACCTAATGTAGACAGATCTAAAAGATCTAGGTTAGCTGATAAATGGAAAAAACCAAGCGGTCAGGGAAATAAACAAAGACAAAGACTTAATCAAGCAGGAAAATGGCCAACTATTGGATACAAAAACTCAAAAACAGTATATGGTGTTCATCCATGTGGATTAAAAGAAATTATAATAAATAATATTAAAGAAGTAGAAAACGCAAGTAAAGATATAGCCATAAGAATTGGTGGAAAAGTTGGAGAATTAAAAAGAATAAAAATAAAAAAAATAGCAAAAGAAAAAGGAATAAAAGTATTAAATTAG
- the secY gene encoding preprotein translocase subunit SecY, whose product MSSLDFLKPIIHLLPEIKNPERPSSLKEKLMWVAFALGLFFIMSNLTAFGVDTSSTEGLEFLQVITASNIGTLLTTGIGPIVLASIFLQLFNGAGILHFDMQDPEDKKTFFGVQKLLAIILAIFEGFMFVFLGRIDLISDSFFIQIIVVLQIAFGSIILLFLDELISKYGIGSGISLFIAANVSFTVVSGALSLLGFNNPNGVLSILQAGGADAIPNAIFYMTPLYFTIIVFIIVVYAEGMKVELPLSFGMAKGVGGRFPIKFLYVSVLPVILTSALLLNIQFLAAVLPAHAQGDTPNGMDILGSIAWVVNIPKGTNMQGIEEFYPSLQDGFLYLITPTGLSPNPLYTGRSVFEHWALIASSSTPIFNIPELIHLFLYAIIFIILCVIFGKFWVETAGMGAKDVSSQLQSSGFQIPGFRRDPRAIESVVNKYIPTIVILGSAFVGIIAVLADLTGALGTGTGILLTVNILNKFHEQLTSMNAFDLHPGFGKIFGI is encoded by the coding sequence ATGTCGAGTCTTGATTTTTTAAAACCAATAATACATTTATTACCTGAAATTAAAAATCCTGAAAGACCATCAAGTCTAAAGGAAAAATTAATGTGGGTTGCATTTGCATTAGGTCTATTTTTTATAATGTCTAATTTGACTGCTTTTGGAGTAGACACAAGCAGTACTGAAGGATTAGAATTTTTACAAGTAATTACTGCTTCTAATATTGGAACTTTACTTACTACTGGAATTGGTCCAATCGTATTAGCAAGTATATTTTTACAATTATTTAATGGGGCAGGGATACTCCATTTTGATATGCAAGACCCAGAAGATAAAAAAACTTTTTTTGGAGTACAAAAATTATTAGCAATAATATTAGCTATTTTTGAAGGGTTTATGTTCGTATTTTTAGGAAGAATTGATTTAATCTCAGATAGTTTTTTTATACAAATAATTGTTGTTTTACAAATCGCATTTGGTTCAATAATATTATTATTCTTAGATGAATTAATTTCAAAATATGGAATTGGTTCTGGAATAAGTTTATTTATTGCAGCAAATGTTTCATTCACAGTTGTATCTGGAGCATTAAGTTTATTAGGATTTAACAATCCAAATGGAGTATTATCAATATTACAAGCAGGCGGTGCAGATGCAATTCCAAATGCAATATTTTATATGACTCCATTATACTTTACAATAATCGTATTTATCATTGTAGTTTATGCAGAAGGTATGAAAGTAGAACTTCCTTTATCTTTTGGAATGGCAAAAGGAGTTGGTGGAAGATTCCCTATTAAATTCCTTTATGTTTCAGTATTGCCTGTTATTTTAACTTCTGCTTTACTTCTTAATATCCAATTCTTAGCTGCAGTTCTTCCAGCACATGCACAAGGAGATACGCCAAATGGAATGGATATATTAGGTTCAATAGCATGGGTTGTTAATATACCAAAAGGAACAAATATGCAAGGAATTGAAGAATTTTATCCAAGCTTACAAGATGGATTTTTATATTTAATAACTCCGACTGGATTATCACCAAATCCCTTATATACTGGAAGAAGTGTTTTTGAACATTGGGCTTTAATAGCTTCATCTTCAACACCTATATTTAATATTCCAGAATTAATCCATTTATTTTTATATGCAATCATATTCATTATATTATGTGTAATATTTGGTAAATTTTGGGTTGAAACAGCAGGAATGGGAGCTAAAGATGTATCTTCTCAATTACAATCTTCTGGTTTCCAAATACCTGGATTTAGAAGAGACCCAAGAGCAATTGAAAGTGTAGTAAATAAATATATACCCACAATTGTTATATTAGGAAGTGCATTTGTAGGTATAATCGCAGTATTAGCAGATTTAACAGGAGCATTAGGAACTGGAACTGGTATTTTACTAACAGTTAATATATTAAATAAATTCCATGAACAATTAACTTCAATGAATGCGTTTGACTTACACCCAGGATTTGGAAAAATCTTTGGAATTTAA
- a CDS encoding 50S ribosomal protein L6, with amino-acid sequence MVEEKIEIPQGITIEINGMQITTKGPKGELTRTFKTHELTIEKKENQVIITGKKLALARTIKSHINNMFIGVKDGYEKHMKVVFSHFPITLAIKNNKLEIKNFIGEKNPRFAKIVKNSSIEIKGQDIIIKGIDKEAVGQTAANLITKTKIRNLDPRVFQDGIYPKIE; translated from the coding sequence ATGGTTGAAGAAAAAATAGAGATACCACAAGGAATTACCATTGAAATAAATGGAATGCAAATTACTACTAAAGGACCAAAAGGAGAGTTAACAAGAACATTTAAAACACATGAATTAACAATTGAGAAAAAAGAAAATCAAGTAATTATAACTGGGAAAAAACTTGCTTTAGCAAGAACAATCAAATCTCATATAAATAATATGTTTATTGGGGTAAAAGACGGATATGAAAAACATATGAAAGTTGTATTTTCACATTTTCCAATTACATTAGCAATAAAAAATAATAAATTAGAAATTAAAAATTTTATAGGAGAAAAAAATCCAAGATTTGCTAAAATTGTAAAAAATAGTTCAATAGAAATTAAAGGACAGGATATTATTATTAAAGGAATAGACAAAGAAGCAGTAGGGCAAACAGCTGCAAACTTAATAACAAAAACAAAAATCAGAAACTTGGATCCAAGGGTATTCCAAGATGGTATTTATCCAAAAATTGAGTGA
- the yciH gene encoding stress response translation initiation inhibitor YciH — MPEICAKCGLPKDICVCEILEKEETQQLKVYTTKKRFNKLVTIIEGIDKEQMNKAVKQLKQELACGGTAKDGVIVLQGDHKNKTKKILIKMGYPEKIISIE, encoded by the coding sequence ATGCCTGAAATATGCGCGAAGTGTGGATTACCTAAAGATATATGTGTATGTGAAATTCTTGAAAAAGAAGAAACACAACAATTGAAAGTATACACAACAAAAAAAAGATTCAATAAATTGGTAACAATAATTGAAGGTATCGACAAAGAACAAATGAATAAGGCAGTAAAACAATTAAAACAAGAACTTGCATGTGGAGGAACAGCAAAAGATGGAGTAATTGTTTTACAAGGAGACCATAAAAATAAGACAAAAAAAATATTAATAAAAATGGGATATCCAGAAAAAATAATTTCAATCGAATGA
- a CDS encoding 30S ribosomal protein S14, which translates to MAEKKKKNMKGISYEEKFKGKNDAKCKICGSTRSVIHSYKLQLCRKCFREMAEDIGFRKY; encoded by the coding sequence ATGGCAGAAAAGAAAAAGAAAAATATGAAAGGAATTTCATATGAAGAAAAATTTAAAGGAAAAAATGATGCAAAGTGTAAAATTTGCGGTTCAACAAGAAGTGTTATACATTCTTATAAATTACAATTATGTAGAAAATGCTTTAGAGAAATGGCCGAAGATATTGGCTTTAGGAAATATTAG
- a CDS encoding 50S ribosomal protein L14: MKPLTAKITKSLTNGTRLNCADNSGAKIYEIIGVKDYQGVRKRYPSAGVGDIAICSVKKGNPQKRKKVVKVLIVRQKKEYRRSDGTRIQFEDNAGVEIDPEKKIPIGTEIKGAIGREIVERYPKVAAIASIVI, translated from the coding sequence ATGAAACCATTAACCGCAAAGATAACAAAATCCTTAACTAATGGAACAAGATTAAATTGCGCAGATAATAGTGGAGCAAAAATCTATGAGATAATAGGAGTTAAGGATTATCAAGGAGTTAGAAAAAGATATCCAAGTGCGGGCGTTGGTGATATAGCAATATGTTCTGTTAAAAAAGGAAATCCACAAAAAAGAAAAAAAGTTGTTAAAGTATTAATAGTTAGACAAAAAAAAGAATACAGACGTTCAGATGGAACAAGAATTCAATTTGAAGATAATGCAGGAGTAGAAATAGATCCTGAAAAGAAAATTCCAATTGGAACAGAAATAAAAGGTGCAATTGGAAGAGAAATTGTAGAAAGATATCCAAAAGTTGCTGCAATAGCATCAATTGTAATTTAG
- a CDS encoding 50S ribosomal protein L30, translating into MKLAIIKVRGMWGIKPKIKNTMEKLNLTRANHCVIIDDSPTYIGMLKICKDYVAYGPISDKMIEKLITKRGRKSGDKKIENEDITSFVEKFVNGKTDLKTLGIKPVFRLKPPKKGYKSVKLTYPKGALGKWPNIDELINKMI; encoded by the coding sequence ATGAAATTAGCTATAATTAAAGTAAGAGGAATGTGGGGAATAAAACCTAAAATAAAAAATACAATGGAAAAATTAAATTTAACAAGAGCAAATCATTGTGTAATTATTGATGACTCTCCAACATATATAGGAATGTTAAAAATCTGTAAGGATTATGTTGCATACGGACCTATAAGTGATAAAATGATTGAAAAATTAATTACCAAAAGAGGAAGAAAATCTGGAGATAAAAAAATAGAAAATGAGGACATCACAAGTTTTGTAGAAAAATTTGTAAATGGAAAAACAGATTTAAAAACATTAGGGATAAAACCTGTTTTCAGATTAAAACCTCCAAAAAAAGGATATAAAAGTGTTAAATTAACATATCCAAAAGGTGCATTAGGTAAATGGCCTAATATAGATGAATTAATAAATAAAATGATTTAA
- a CDS encoding 50S ribosomal protein L5: MDMKEILVEKVTLNIGAGEGGQKLENAKILLERISGRKAIKTLSQTRNPVFHIKKGDPIGVKVTLRGETALDILKKSLKASESRLSKKSIDKFGNFAFGVKEYIDYPGLKYDPSIGIIGFDVCVTLKRKGERVAKRRIKKTKIGKKHKITKEESMNFIKNKFEIEIF, from the coding sequence ATGGATATGAAAGAAATACTTGTAGAAAAGGTAACTCTAAATATTGGTGCTGGGGAAGGTGGCCAAAAATTAGAGAATGCAAAAATACTACTTGAAAGAATTAGCGGAAGAAAAGCAATCAAAACTTTATCCCAAACAAGAAATCCCGTATTCCATATTAAAAAAGGAGACCCAATTGGAGTTAAAGTAACTTTAAGAGGAGAAACAGCATTAGATATATTAAAAAAATCTCTAAAAGCAAGTGAAAGTAGATTATCAAAAAAATCAATTGATAAATTTGGAAACTTTGCATTTGGAGTTAAAGAATATATTGATTATCCTGGATTAAAATATGATCCAAGTATTGGAATCATTGGTTTTGATGTTTGTGTAACTTTAAAGAGAAAAGGAGAAAGAGTAGCAAAAAGAAGAATTAAAAAAACAAAAATTGGTAAAAAACATAAGATAACAAAAGAAGAATCAATGAATTTTATAAAAAATAAATTTGAAATAGAAATATTTTAA
- the rplX gene encoding 50S ribosomal protein L24 encodes MIKSAKPKKQRKYIRTAPMHLRKKFIKAHISKSVKEKLGTKKRTIGIKKGDKVKIKVGKQKGKEGKILKVNYKKSIIYIEGIVRVNAKGTEKPIAIKPSNTEIIELEMDKDRTKIFKR; translated from the coding sequence ATGATTAAATCAGCAAAACCAAAAAAACAAAGGAAGTACATAAGAACAGCACCAATGCATTTAAGAAAAAAATTCATTAAAGCACATATTTCAAAAAGTGTAAAAGAAAAATTAGGAACAAAAAAGAGAACTATTGGAATTAAAAAAGGAGATAAAGTAAAAATAAAAGTAGGAAAACAAAAAGGAAAAGAAGGTAAAATACTAAAAGTAAATTATAAAAAATCAATAATATATATAGAAGGAATAGTAAGAGTGAATGCAAAAGGAACTGAAAAACCAATTGCAATAAAACCTTCAAACACAGAAATTATTGAATTAGAAATGGATAAAGATAGAACAAAAATATTTAAAAGGTGA
- a CDS encoding ribonuclease P protein subunit, with translation MIKKNNIKFHELIGLDVEITKSISKPYMGIKGKIIDEKKNVFLIETQNGEKIIPKKGCVFQFKVGNQKMNVEGEEICYSPEDRIKKVKK, from the coding sequence ATGATTAAAAAAAATAATATTAAATTCCATGAATTAATTGGATTGGATGTTGAGATAACAAAAAGTATATCCAAACCATATATGGGAATCAAAGGAAAAATTATTGATGAGAAAAAAAATGTGTTTTTGATTGAAACACAAAATGGAGAAAAAATAATTCCAAAAAAAGGATGTGTTTTCCAATTTAAAGTTGGAAATCAAAAAATGAATGTTGAAGGAGAAGAAATTTGTTATTCTCCTGAAGACAGAATAAAAAAGGTGAAAAAATGA
- a CDS encoding 30S ribosomal protein S8: MVNDTVADSLNRMKTHEQVGKKECIIQASKLMKEILKILQENKYIGAYELFEEGHARLYKVELIGKINKCSAIKPRFPVKKDEWSKWEQQYIPAIGFGLLITSTPKGLMTNKQAKENAVGGRLIAYIY, encoded by the coding sequence ATGGTTAATGATACAGTGGCAGATTCATTAAATAGGATGAAAACTCATGAACAAGTTGGAAAAAAAGAATGCATAATCCAAGCATCCAAATTAATGAAAGAGATATTAAAAATATTACAAGAAAATAAATATATCGGAGCATACGAATTATTTGAAGAAGGCCACGCAAGATTATATAAAGTCGAATTAATTGGTAAAATAAATAAATGTTCGGCAATAAAACCAAGATTTCCAGTTAAAAAAGATGAATGGTCTAAATGGGAACAACAATATATCCCAGCAATTGGTTTTGGTTTATTAATAACATCAACACCAAAAGGATTAATGACCAACAAACAAGCAAAAGAAAATGCAGTAGGTGGAAGACTTATAGCATATATTTATTAG